The following are from one region of the Desmospora profundinema genome:
- a CDS encoding rhomboid family intramembrane serine protease encodes MFNHTQLPFRRFRSYFPVVTTILLIQTVLMLLMTVSGGSENQRVLIQFGALETTLLTAGEWWRLITPIFLHIGWMHFLFNSFALYLLGPQLEWLFGRFYFIVLYLLTGIMGNLATVYLGTAGISAGASGAIYGLFGVYLYLILFRRGSMDPNTGKGFMALVGINILFSLIVPNINLIAHLGGLFAGMLLAGPLLGMKQR; translated from the coding sequence TTGTTTAATCACACACAGTTGCCCTTCCGGCGTTTTCGTTCCTACTTTCCGGTTGTAACGACTATTCTGCTTATCCAGACCGTATTGATGTTGTTAATGACGGTCAGCGGTGGATCGGAAAACCAACGGGTTCTCATTCAATTTGGGGCATTGGAAACGACGTTGTTGACAGCCGGTGAGTGGTGGAGATTGATTACCCCGATTTTTTTGCATATCGGCTGGATGCATTTTCTGTTTAACAGTTTTGCGTTATATTTGTTGGGTCCCCAGTTGGAGTGGCTGTTTGGCCGTTTTTATTTCATTGTCCTCTATTTGTTGACAGGGATTATGGGTAATTTGGCCACGGTTTATCTGGGTACCGCCGGGATCAGTGCTGGGGCGTCGGGAGCGATTTACGGTTTGTTCGGCGTCTATCTTTACTTGATTCTGTTTCGCCGTGGTTCGATGGATCCTAACACAGGAAAAGGATTTATGGCCTTGGTGGGGATCAATATCCTGTTTAGTTTAATCGTTCCCAATATAAACCTAATCGCCCATTTAGGCGGGTTGTTTGCAGGCATGCTGTTGGCGGGTCCCCTTTTGGGGATGAAGCAACGCTGA
- the asd gene encoding archaetidylserine decarboxylase (Phosphatidylserine decarboxylase is synthesized as a single chain precursor. Generation of the pyruvoyl active site from a Ser is coupled to cleavage of a Gly-Ser bond between the larger (beta) and smaller (alpha chains). It is an integral membrane protein.), which produces MKENLFLSALHVLPKRTLSRLMGSFARSPLSRRLIPFYIRRFDVDLSQVEKPASQYESLMEFFVRGLKEGARPVDPDPRMVVSPVDGTVSQAGTVEEDTLIQAKGVQYSLEALLGGAGTDVDSFRGGSYLTVYLSPRDYHRIHTPVAGRVTHLTWIPGTLFPVNEMGVRRIPGLFTRNERLITYMETKAGRMALVKVGATNVGSIRVSYDPDILTNRRGKKSPVRREYREIAVWEKGEEMGRFEFGSTVILLFQARSVQWLEPIRPGGRVQMGQPIGQLIDVPES; this is translated from the coding sequence ATGAAAGAAAACTTATTCCTGTCTGCGCTGCACGTGTTACCCAAACGAACGCTCTCCCGGCTGATGGGGAGTTTTGCGCGCAGCCCATTGAGCAGACGATTGATTCCGTTTTATATTCGTCGATTTGATGTAGATTTGTCACAAGTGGAAAAACCGGCTTCACAATATGAATCTCTTATGGAATTTTTTGTTAGAGGCCTAAAGGAAGGGGCACGACCGGTGGACCCGGATCCCCGGATGGTGGTCAGTCCTGTGGATGGAACGGTATCCCAAGCGGGAACAGTGGAAGAAGATACCCTGATACAAGCCAAAGGAGTTCAATATTCTTTGGAGGCTTTGTTGGGAGGAGCTGGGACTGATGTGGACTCCTTCCGTGGGGGTTCGTACCTCACCGTGTACCTGAGTCCAAGGGATTATCATCGCATCCATACACCTGTTGCGGGTCGTGTTACGCATCTCACCTGGATCCCGGGCACCCTTTTTCCGGTTAATGAGATGGGCGTCAGGCGCATACCAGGATTATTCACCCGAAATGAACGGTTGATTACCTACATGGAAACCAAAGCGGGCCGGATGGCTTTGGTAAAAGTAGGCGCAACCAATGTCGGAAGCATTCGAGTCTCCTATGATCCCGACATCCTTACCAATCGTCGTGGGAAAAAATCACCGGTTCGCCGGGAATATCGGGAAATCGCAGTATGGGAAAAGGGAGAGGAAATGGGACGTTTCGAGTTTGGATCCACGGTCATTCTGTTGTTTCAGGCCCGTTCGGTTCAATGGCTGGAACCCATCCGCCCAGGTGGCCGGGTGCAGATGGGACAACCCATCGGACAGTTAATCGACGTTCCCGAGTCGTAG
- a CDS encoding gamma-type small acid-soluble spore protein — protein MAFQPKGAKTNAQQVRQQNQQAAQQGAQQQQQQFQQEFAAETNAQQVRQKNQQSQARKGQNQQ, from the coding sequence ATGGCTTTTCAACCCAAAGGGGCCAAAACCAACGCCCAACAAGTCCGTCAACAAAACCAGCAAGCCGCGCAACAAGGGGCTCAACAACAACAACAGCAGTTCCAGCAAGAGTTTGCTGCTGAGACGAACGCCCAGCAAGTTCGTCAGAAAAACCAACAATCACAAGCTCGCAAAGGGCAAAACCAACAGTAA
- a CDS encoding peptidoglycan D,D-transpeptidase FtsI family protein → MFKSKKASPAASNEMIFHRFHLLWLIVFLLFVALILRLSWVQLGGGEKYHKMAAENNFKQIPVVAPRGKIFDTDGQLLVDNESLFTAIYLETDESREEKLETARNLSKTLDLPAEEVLEGMDVGLDLEGNTVPRKQPPYYPKKIKDRLTEEEVVQLSEHPSDFKGVNVFLEPLRQYREEPFAVQTIGYVRPFAGAKASLQKYIKAAEEEGGGGYLDWEQVGMDGVEYSYQDELRGKHGYRLVRVNSTGKVEDVIKEVKPKPGNDLVLTLDETMQAETEAFIEKQLQWLRTQAPGRHRAPHAKNAYAVALEVKTGKVRTMVSHPDYDPNIWNGSVTAEDFQDLTYTLRNGTIMEAPYDARQAADPEQEYQRHPMSVLPPGSTFKPMTTLIALNEGLISPYTTFRDPGTFYYAPATPPVGNSGGNNYGVLDAKKALAKSANTYYAWAFSRWYRNEGKESIDKFQDYTHQFGLGVPTGVPLKGEQDGTEDYLAIADRNSGLGAMVLSSFGQAQRYTTIQLAQFTATLANEGKRMRPQLVEKVIASDGKVIKEVKPEGLNKSDIDPRHFQTVKEGMVAVTQPGGTASHLFHGLPFSVAAKTGTSEQDIPQVGRVQNAVFIAYAPANNPEIAVAVIVPEGGYGGVAAGPIAEKMIQLYAERYMKE, encoded by the coding sequence ATGTTCAAATCAAAAAAAGCATCTCCAGCTGCATCGAACGAGATGATCTTCCATCGGTTTCATCTGTTGTGGCTGATTGTCTTTTTGCTGTTTGTCGCCTTGATCCTGCGCCTGAGCTGGGTGCAGTTGGGCGGGGGAGAAAAATATCATAAAATGGCGGCCGAGAACAATTTTAAACAGATTCCCGTGGTTGCTCCCCGCGGAAAGATTTTTGATACCGATGGACAGTTGTTGGTGGACAACGAATCATTGTTTACCGCGATTTACTTGGAGACGGACGAATCAAGAGAAGAGAAACTGGAAACGGCCCGGAATCTGTCCAAAACCTTGGATCTCCCTGCGGAAGAAGTGCTGGAGGGCATGGATGTGGGGTTGGATCTGGAAGGGAATACGGTTCCGCGAAAGCAGCCTCCCTATTATCCGAAAAAAATAAAGGACCGTTTGACAGAAGAAGAAGTGGTGCAATTGTCGGAACACCCTTCCGATTTCAAAGGAGTGAATGTGTTTCTGGAACCCTTGCGCCAATACAGGGAGGAACCTTTTGCCGTTCAGACGATTGGTTATGTTCGCCCGTTTGCCGGTGCCAAAGCCTCCTTGCAGAAATACATAAAGGCGGCGGAAGAAGAGGGTGGGGGCGGATACCTGGATTGGGAGCAAGTGGGGATGGACGGGGTGGAATACAGTTACCAGGATGAGCTGCGCGGCAAGCATGGATATCGTCTCGTCAGGGTTAATTCCACCGGTAAAGTGGAAGACGTGATCAAAGAAGTGAAACCGAAGCCGGGAAATGACTTGGTCCTCACCTTGGATGAAACCATGCAAGCGGAGACGGAGGCGTTCATAGAGAAGCAACTCCAATGGTTGCGGACCCAGGCTCCCGGTCGCCACCGTGCGCCTCACGCCAAAAATGCGTATGCGGTGGCGCTGGAAGTGAAGACTGGAAAAGTGCGGACAATGGTAAGCCATCCGGATTATGATCCGAATATCTGGAACGGTTCCGTCACTGCGGAAGACTTTCAGGATCTGACATACACGTTGAGAAACGGCACCATTATGGAAGCCCCTTATGATGCCAGACAGGCAGCCGATCCGGAACAGGAGTACCAACGGCACCCGATGTCGGTACTGCCTCCGGGCTCCACCTTTAAGCCCATGACTACCTTGATCGCTCTAAATGAAGGTTTGATCAGTCCTTATACGACTTTTCGCGATCCCGGAACCTTTTATTATGCACCGGCAACGCCGCCTGTCGGCAACTCCGGGGGAAATAACTATGGAGTGCTGGATGCGAAGAAGGCGCTTGCCAAATCGGCTAATACTTATTACGCATGGGCGTTCAGCCGTTGGTACCGGAATGAAGGAAAAGAGAGTATCGACAAATTCCAGGATTATACCCATCAGTTCGGTTTGGGTGTGCCTACAGGAGTTCCCTTGAAGGGGGAACAAGACGGTACCGAAGATTATCTGGCCATCGCCGACCGAAACTCCGGATTGGGAGCCATGGTTTTAAGTTCATTTGGACAGGCACAGCGTTACACCACGATACAGTTGGCCCAGTTTACCGCTACATTGGCCAATGAGGGGAAGCGGATGCGTCCCCAGCTCGTGGAAAAGGTGATTGCTTCCGACGGAAAAGTAATAAAGGAAGTGAAGCCGGAGGGTTTGAATAAATCAGACATCGACCCCCGTCATTTCCAAACCGTAAAAGAAGGAATGGTGGCGGTTACCCAACCCGGGGGGACAGCTTCGCATCTGTTCCATGGCCTTCCCTTTTCGGTGGCAGCAAAGACGGGTACTTCGGAGCAGGATATCCCTCAGGTCGGACGGGTGCAAAATGCGGTTTTTATCGCGTATGCTCCCGCCAATAATCCGGAGATCGCAGTGGCTGTCATCGTTCCCGAAGGAGGGTATGGCGGGGTTGCGGCAGGGCCCATCGCTGAAAAAATGATCCAGCTATATGCGGAACGATACATGAAAGAATAA
- a CDS encoding S8 family peptidase, protein MSQAEFQWIRDHGKRMDSDLREFLIQRLHTLRWIPCFLQRAVLVFIERFTRVPVLVELEPDLVFSSQVMESILSKDEKRVDYFSSIHTCRLDVSYYELRSLVKRSEIKRIMLDRRVTTCLNTATPVTGAPLAWKGKNRGSKATIAVIDTGIHPHPDLTTPENRIVAFKDFVKGKTDPYDDNGHGTHCTGDAAGNGASSEGKYVGPAPEAPLVGVKVLDKWGSGRLSQVIAGIEWCVANKEKYNIRVLSLSLGSRTSSSYKNDPMAQAAAEAWKKGLVVVAAAGNDGPESGTISTPGIHPSIITVGATDDKGTLDRSDDEVASFSSRGPAPDQVTKPDLVAPGTGVTSLRVKRSFIDKQSPATRVDQHYSTLSGTSMATPIVAGIAALLLTENPDWTPDQVKEQLVRSAESLDLPPDEQGAGQVQVLREWFKE, encoded by the coding sequence ATGTCCCAAGCGGAATTTCAATGGATTCGCGATCATGGTAAACGGATGGACTCGGACCTGCGTGAGTTCCTCATTCAAAGACTTCATACCTTGCGTTGGATCCCCTGCTTCTTGCAACGGGCTGTCTTGGTTTTTATAGAACGGTTTACCCGTGTTCCCGTGTTGGTGGAATTAGAGCCCGATCTTGTCTTCAGCAGCCAGGTTATGGAATCCATTTTAAGCAAAGACGAGAAGCGGGTCGATTATTTTTCCAGCATCCACACTTGCCGGTTGGATGTCTCTTATTATGAGCTGCGCTCTCTGGTGAAACGGTCGGAAATTAAACGGATCATGCTGGACCGCCGCGTCACCACTTGTCTGAATACCGCTACTCCTGTCACTGGCGCTCCATTGGCGTGGAAAGGAAAAAATCGCGGGAGTAAAGCCACAATTGCCGTCATCGACACCGGGATCCATCCCCATCCCGATTTGACGACGCCGGAGAATCGGATTGTCGCCTTCAAGGATTTTGTTAAAGGGAAGACGGACCCATATGACGATAATGGCCATGGCACCCATTGTACCGGAGATGCTGCCGGCAATGGTGCCTCTTCCGAAGGGAAATATGTCGGACCTGCTCCGGAAGCCCCCCTGGTAGGGGTAAAAGTGTTGGATAAATGGGGCTCCGGCCGATTGTCCCAAGTGATTGCCGGAATCGAATGGTGTGTCGCCAATAAAGAAAAATACAACATTCGAGTGCTGTCTCTCTCCCTGGGAAGCCGCACCTCTTCGTCATACAAGAATGACCCGATGGCCCAAGCTGCGGCGGAAGCGTGGAAGAAGGGACTTGTTGTGGTGGCGGCGGCCGGCAACGACGGACCGGAATCCGGCACCATCTCCACCCCCGGAATCCATCCCAGTATTATTACAGTGGGAGCCACCGATGACAAGGGAACGCTGGACCGTTCCGACGACGAAGTCGCCTCCTTTTCCAGCCGCGGACCCGCGCCGGATCAAGTGACCAAACCCGACCTGGTCGCACCCGGAACCGGAGTCACTTCCTTGCGCGTCAAGCGTTCTTTTATTGATAAACAGTCCCCCGCTACCCGGGTCGATCAACACTACAGCACCTTGTCCGGTACTTCGATGGCCACACCCATCGTAGCTGGCATCGCCGCACTCCTCTTGACGGAAAATCCTGATTGGACCCCGGATCAGGTGAAAGAGCAGCTTGTCCGATCCGCTGAAAGCCTGGACTTGCCTCCCGACGAACAGGGGGCCGGCCAAGTCCAGGTCTTACGGGAATGGTTCAAGGAATAA
- a CDS encoding S8 family peptidase produces the protein MLPDWFPGPIPMYNRRPRVRKIIHLRQRRDLRGCIQELSRVGGRPVRVLPHLGVVIGEFLQTGDSYSLEGHPDVAHWEPDIQVTLSDPFVGEISRNIPSIPWGVQEIGAHKTWRYTKGRGVKVAVVDTGIANDHVAVQGNYKGGVNIISPMFTPYDYNGHGTHVAGIIAGRSEELGILGVAPRVHLYAVKAFNRRGSASLSDLLSAINWCIENRMDIINMSFGMVKVSDSLRQAIQTAYRRKIVMVAASGNQGSNGNIDYPARFDETIGVTATGKDGKLASFSNTGAGVDLAAPGDKITSCWLNGVTREMSGTSMAVPHVSGTAALLLYLKPDLSPDQLRQLFTQGGVPVSGHDGYRRLNAHHSVQLLARYMGRFIP, from the coding sequence ATGTTACCGGACTGGTTTCCCGGACCAATTCCCATGTATAATCGCCGCCCCCGGGTGCGAAAAATTATTCATCTTCGGCAAAGAAGGGATCTTCGAGGTTGCATTCAGGAGTTGAGCCGGGTTGGTGGGCGGCCGGTGCGCGTCCTTCCTCACCTGGGAGTGGTCATCGGAGAGTTTTTGCAAACCGGCGACTCCTATAGTTTAGAAGGGCATCCCGACGTCGCTCATTGGGAGCCGGATATCCAGGTGACTCTTTCCGATCCATTTGTCGGTGAAATATCCCGAAACATCCCGTCCATTCCTTGGGGAGTTCAGGAAATAGGTGCTCATAAAACATGGCGGTATACCAAGGGACGCGGAGTAAAAGTGGCGGTTGTCGATACGGGAATTGCCAACGACCACGTTGCAGTTCAAGGCAATTACAAAGGGGGGGTGAACATTATCTCGCCGATGTTCACCCCCTATGACTACAACGGTCATGGGACCCATGTGGCCGGAATCATAGCCGGTCGGAGCGAAGAATTGGGCATCCTCGGTGTAGCACCCCGGGTACACCTGTATGCCGTCAAAGCTTTTAACCGCCGCGGGAGCGCAAGCTTGTCGGATTTGTTGAGCGCGATCAATTGGTGCATCGAAAACAGGATGGATATCATCAACATGAGCTTTGGGATGGTAAAAGTGAGTGATTCGTTGCGACAGGCGATTCAGACCGCTTATCGCAGGAAAATCGTGATGGTGGCAGCATCCGGGAATCAAGGTTCCAACGGGAACATCGATTATCCCGCCCGATTTGATGAAACGATCGGAGTGACAGCTACAGGGAAAGATGGAAAACTGGCCAGCTTTAGCAATACTGGTGCCGGTGTGGATTTGGCTGCCCCGGGAGACAAAATTACTTCCTGCTGGTTAAACGGAGTGACACGCGAGATGAGCGGCACCTCGATGGCTGTTCCCCATGTGTCGGGAACAGCGGCTCTTCTTCTCTACCTGAAGCCCGATCTTTCTCCAGATCAGTTGAGACAATTGTTTACGCAAGGCGGGGTACCTGTCAGTGGCCATGACGGATATCGCCGGTTAAATGCCCATCACTCGGTCCAATTGTTGGCCCGCTACATGGGGCGGTTTATTCCTTGA
- a CDS encoding cyclase family protein → MYKLHDVSMTIEEGMAVYKNKEEKKPRVRVVQDFDTSPARESRVDMDVHTGTHVDSPLHMLPDGGTMETLPVEKLVGPCRVLDLTGVEGGIGREDLERFEVKRGEFILLKTRNSSREDFDFEFVYLASDGAEYLASLGIRGVGIDALGVERSQPGHPTHKTLFRAGVIIMEGLRLQTVDEGEYFMVAAPIKLRETEAAPARVLLFEGLSY, encoded by the coding sequence ATGTATAAGTTGCACGATGTGTCGATGACGATTGAAGAAGGCATGGCCGTATATAAAAACAAAGAGGAGAAAAAACCCCGGGTTCGGGTGGTGCAGGATTTTGATACCAGTCCGGCCAGGGAATCCCGGGTGGATATGGATGTCCATACCGGCACCCATGTTGATTCTCCCCTGCACATGCTGCCCGATGGAGGAACGATGGAGACCCTGCCGGTGGAGAAATTGGTGGGGCCGTGCCGTGTGTTGGATCTGACGGGGGTAGAAGGAGGAATCGGCCGGGAGGATTTGGAGCGCTTTGAGGTGAAGCGAGGAGAGTTTATCCTTCTGAAAACACGGAACTCCTCGCGGGAAGATTTCGATTTTGAATTTGTCTACCTGGCGAGCGATGGGGCTGAATATCTGGCTTCACTCGGTATTCGCGGAGTCGGAATCGATGCTTTGGGAGTAGAGCGCAGTCAACCGGGTCACCCGACACACAAGACCTTGTTCCGTGCCGGTGTCATCATCATGGAGGGGCTGCGTCTGCAGACAGTGGATGAAGGGGAGTACTTTATGGTTGCAGCCCCGATCAAGTTGCGTGAGACGGAGGCGGCTCCAGCCCGTGTCTTATTGTTTGAGGGACTGTCTTACTAG
- the zwf gene encoding glucose-6-phosphate dehydrogenase: MSKQQVNLQEPFLMILFGGAGDLARRKLFPALYSLHRNGLIHDRFAVVGLGRSVREQEEYRSIVRESVEKYSRWDTETEQDWSSFLNRFRYVSLDVADASGYKDLLGEVEGLEQKWHLPQNRLFYLAISPRLFGDVAIQLKEVGLTQTRGWRRLVIEKPFGHDYPSAKELNDQITGSFLEEEIYRIDHYLGKEMVQNITVIRFANSLFEAMWNNRYISHVQITAGETVGVGERAAYYDHAGALRDMVQNHILQMVTMVAMEPPSRLKPEAIHDEKVKVLRSLRRWKEEDVATHMVRGQYTAGLLDGKPAVAYREEEGVPEDSTNETFVAGKWYIDNFRWSGVPFYIRTGKRLDQKVTEVVIQFKGVPQNLYFNKNNDLAPNLLVIRINPDEGLSFQMNAKKPGGDPEVVPIAMEFCNNCDVESPEAYESLLRDALEGDRTFFTHWDEVSLAWKFIDPIRRVWDQDKDSLCFYEAGSSGPVEADALLAKDGFHWHSPRPRQRSIIQGSEIGSSQRRGCP; this comes from the coding sequence TTGTCGAAGCAGCAAGTCAACCTACAAGAACCTTTTTTAATGATCCTATTCGGAGGGGCGGGGGATCTGGCACGTCGGAAACTGTTTCCAGCCCTGTACAGTTTACATCGGAACGGTCTTATCCATGATCGTTTTGCTGTGGTGGGTTTGGGCCGTTCTGTCAGGGAGCAGGAAGAGTACCGAAGCATCGTACGGGAGTCCGTGGAGAAATACTCTCGATGGGACACGGAAACGGAACAGGATTGGTCGTCCTTTTTAAATCGCTTTCGCTATGTCTCCCTTGATGTGGCGGATGCATCGGGCTACAAGGATTTATTAGGGGAAGTGGAGGGGTTGGAGCAAAAGTGGCACCTTCCGCAAAACCGCCTGTTCTACTTGGCTATTTCCCCCCGACTGTTTGGGGATGTGGCGATTCAATTGAAGGAAGTGGGTTTGACCCAAACCCGTGGGTGGCGAAGATTGGTGATTGAAAAGCCGTTCGGTCACGACTATCCGTCTGCCAAGGAGTTAAACGATCAGATTACCGGGTCGTTTCTGGAAGAGGAGATTTATCGCATCGATCACTATCTGGGGAAAGAGATGGTTCAGAACATCACAGTGATCCGATTCGCCAACAGTCTGTTTGAAGCAATGTGGAACAACCGGTATATCAGTCATGTCCAAATTACGGCAGGTGAAACAGTCGGAGTGGGGGAACGAGCCGCTTATTACGATCATGCGGGAGCTTTGCGGGACATGGTACAAAACCATATCCTGCAGATGGTGACGATGGTGGCGATGGAACCGCCCAGCCGTTTGAAGCCGGAAGCCATTCATGATGAGAAAGTGAAAGTACTCCGTTCGCTTCGCCGCTGGAAAGAAGAAGACGTGGCCACCCATATGGTTCGGGGGCAGTATACAGCCGGGCTGCTGGATGGAAAACCGGCGGTTGCCTATCGGGAAGAAGAGGGGGTTCCTGAGGATTCAACCAACGAAACGTTTGTCGCTGGTAAATGGTACATCGATAACTTCCGCTGGTCCGGGGTGCCCTTTTATATCCGTACTGGTAAGCGGTTGGACCAAAAAGTGACAGAAGTGGTGATCCAGTTTAAGGGAGTGCCTCAGAATCTTTATTTCAACAAAAATAATGATCTGGCTCCCAATTTATTGGTGATTAGGATTAATCCCGATGAAGGGCTGTCGTTTCAGATGAATGCGAAAAAGCCCGGTGGGGATCCCGAAGTGGTCCCTATCGCCATGGAGTTTTGCAACAACTGTGACGTAGAATCACCCGAAGCCTATGAGAGCTTACTTCGGGACGCTTTGGAAGGGGACCGTACCTTCTTCACCCATTGGGATGAGGTTTCCCTGGCTTGGAAGTTTATCGATCCGATTCGCCGGGTGTGGGATCAGGATAAAGACAGTCTTTGTTTCTACGAAGCCGGCAGTTCCGGGCCTGTAGAAGCGGATGCTCTACTGGCCAAAGACGGATTTCATTGGCATTCTCCCCGTCCGCGTCAACGTTCGATCATACAGGGCAGTGAAATCGGATCGTCACAAAGAAGAGGTTGCCCCTGA
- a CDS encoding acyl-CoA synthetase: MKWTIPQPFNLVDLMDRHAGSDRVAIRWCNETGLEREVTYAELKTLSERVAKGLIAAGLQRGDRILLLLPRVPEAYIAYMGALKAGLVVLPGSEMLQSADITYRLQHAEAVAVIMDGSMVPRVDQAVHEAPAVRWGWVVNGEKNDRWNDFYRLGDGAEGVNLPKISADDVAFLSYTSGTTGGPKGVIHLHRWSLAHHRVASQQWLDIREGDCVWATAGPGWAKWIWSPFLSTLASGATALVYQGRFDPEKALALMEEKQVQVLCCTPTEYRMMAKVEGLERFDLSHLRSAVSAGEPLNREVIDTFRRHFQVEVRDGYGQTENTLLVGTLKDMKVKPGSMGKPTPGNQVEIIDEKGNPVSVGEVGNIAVHKDAPALFAGYYRDEERTRHAFRGQWYLTGDQARRDEGGYFWFEGRSDDIIISSGYTIGPFEVEDALVKHPAVRECAVVASPDPVRGSVVKAFVVIKTGYETNESLRRDLQSHVKKITAPYKYPRELEFISELPKTTSGKIRRVELRQLEKERKRRFP; encoded by the coding sequence ATGAAATGGACCATTCCCCAACCCTTTAACCTGGTGGATCTCATGGATCGCCATGCCGGATCCGACCGTGTCGCCATCCGGTGGTGCAATGAAACCGGCTTGGAACGGGAAGTGACATACGCAGAATTGAAGACGCTTTCAGAACGGGTAGCCAAGGGGCTGATCGCAGCTGGATTGCAACGGGGGGATCGGATTCTTCTCTTATTGCCGCGCGTACCCGAAGCCTATATCGCTTACATGGGTGCTTTAAAGGCCGGTTTGGTGGTGTTGCCGGGGTCGGAGATGTTGCAGTCTGCCGATATTACCTATCGACTTCAACATGCCGAAGCGGTTGCTGTTATCATGGATGGTTCCATGGTCCCCCGGGTGGATCAAGCGGTCCATGAGGCGCCCGCCGTCCGATGGGGCTGGGTGGTAAACGGTGAAAAAAACGACCGATGGAATGATTTCTACCGATTGGGTGATGGTGCGGAAGGAGTGAACCTTCCGAAAATCAGTGCCGACGATGTGGCTTTTCTCTCTTATACCTCCGGGACAACCGGCGGACCAAAAGGAGTGATTCACCTCCATCGTTGGTCACTCGCCCATCATCGCGTAGCTTCACAACAATGGCTGGATATTCGTGAGGGGGACTGTGTATGGGCCACCGCCGGTCCAGGCTGGGCAAAATGGATTTGGAGCCCGTTTCTTTCCACTTTGGCTAGCGGGGCGACGGCATTGGTATATCAGGGGCGGTTTGATCCGGAAAAGGCTTTAGCGTTGATGGAGGAGAAGCAGGTACAGGTGCTGTGCTGCACACCTACCGAATATCGGATGATGGCAAAGGTAGAGGGGTTAGAGCGGTTCGACCTATCCCATCTTCGCAGTGCGGTAAGTGCGGGTGAACCCTTAAACCGGGAAGTGATTGATACCTTCAGACGCCACTTTCAAGTGGAGGTTCGCGACGGGTATGGACAGACGGAGAACACCCTGTTGGTGGGTACTTTGAAGGATATGAAAGTCAAACCGGGTTCCATGGGCAAACCGACTCCCGGCAATCAAGTGGAAATCATTGATGAAAAGGGAAATCCCGTTTCTGTCGGTGAAGTGGGGAATATCGCTGTTCACAAGGATGCCCCGGCATTGTTTGCCGGTTATTACCGGGATGAGGAACGCACCCGTCATGCCTTCCGCGGGCAGTGGTATCTCACCGGAGATCAGGCCAGGCGGGATGAGGGTGGTTACTTTTGGTTTGAGGGTCGTTCAGACGATATCATCATCAGTTCCGGTTATACCATCGGTCCCTTTGAAGTGGAGGATGCGTTGGTGAAGCATCCCGCTGTGCGGGAATGTGCGGTTGTGGCGAGTCCTGACCCCGTCAGGGGATCCGTGGTAAAAGCGTTTGTCGTCATCAAAACCGGTTACGAAACCAATGAGAGCTTGCGCCGCGACCTGCAATCCCATGTAAAAAAAATAACGGCTCCCTATAAGTATCCCCGTGAGTTGGAATTCATCTCGGAACTACCCAAAACCACCAGTGGGAAAATTCGCCGTGTAGAGCTGAGGCAGTTGGAAAAGGAGCGGAAACGCCGATTCCCTTGA
- a CDS encoding alpha/beta-type small acid-soluble spore protein — MQQQQRERATNQLLVPGAAQALDQLKFEIASEFGVQLGPDTTSRANGSVGGEITKRLVSLAEQQLSGGAR; from the coding sequence ATGCAACAGCAACAACGCGAACGTGCTACCAACCAACTGCTGGTTCCTGGTGCCGCTCAAGCCCTGGATCAGCTGAAGTTCGAAATCGCTTCTGAGTTTGGCGTCCAACTGGGCCCTGACACCACTTCTCGTGCCAACGGTTCTGTAGGTGGGGAAATCACGAAACGCTTGGTCTCTCTGGCCGAGCAACAACTGAGCGGTGGCGCTCGCTAA
- a CDS encoding cell division topological specificity factor MinE, translating into MSFLNMFGKEKERPTAATADDRLSLVLSYQRSDIDERRLKQFQARLIDLCDEFGYDVVGQVEIRPQSRPKDNTTILNASIPVRLRANADDEESADL; encoded by the coding sequence GTGTCTTTTTTAAATATGTTTGGAAAAGAAAAAGAGCGTCCGACGGCAGCAACTGCGGACGATCGTTTATCCTTGGTACTCAGCTACCAACGATCCGACATTGATGAGCGGAGGCTGAAGCAATTTCAAGCCCGATTGATCGATCTTTGTGACGAATTTGGCTATGATGTGGTGGGACAAGTTGAAATTCGACCACAATCCCGTCCAAAGGACAACACAACGATCTTAAATGCCAGTATCCCGGTAAGACTGCGAGCAAACGCTGACGACGAAGAGAGCGCGGATCTGTAA